From the Scatophagus argus isolate fScaArg1 chromosome 21, fScaArg1.pri, whole genome shotgun sequence genome, one window contains:
- the LOC124052326 gene encoding uncharacterized protein LOC124052326 isoform X3, with amino-acid sequence MLAKVQYGGVQKYIKVPQRNENCDYLQFLHEVTEKFSLQASGLSTDELVLTDEAGTEVDADIFDELVKSGVLNFKVISGRCPVADLDIQIVADELSSSVLPDDSTVILTSTRKRDLNELDRDEASQMVESVLRSNAKGEEIFKEYAKTKSLSDAVRRCMVNILVADMIQSHGRIPPTSVRTSYALGIVTLFPYLQDPYSKNGYEHYYDPVANTGYLAWRLKTVQRNTNDGFHRSSRPNFKDSPTAQRESLLTGEQLFGEECREALSVIRHSTDNCVIKEKMRATFEYRQKVVHDKDAASSVLDVFPRFLDIPGLIEQDFSLMFGNEVSGRFLAKWSSYFKNKVITECQNLPSNLYVEELLTAFDPLTENKSGWDGGMSAILLLLHLLPPTSRGQKKMAKMSSAQAANHLLRFVKEGASITTFLEKVDQRQPFLLCIGQEKKTIQRFFIIVDQKAIPCKAQTSVAAFDELFKAHFVFSLSYDEALCSFYTFIQTTVYNIDVGNAKETPRVKELRARLLRER; translated from the exons ATGCTGGCAAAGGTGCAATACGGAGGAGTCCAGAAGTACATCAAAGTtccacagagaaatgaaaactgtgattACCTCCAATTTCTTCATGAGG taACAGAAAAATTTAGTCTGCAAGCCAGTGGCTTGAGTACAGATGAGCTCGTCTTAACTGATGAAGCGGGCACTGAAGTCGATGCAGACATATTTGATGAGCTGGTTAAGTCTGGTGTCCTGAACTTCAAAGTTATAAGCGGCCGGTGTCCAGTAGCAG ATCTGGACATTCAGATAGTAGCAGATGAATTGTCTTCATCAGTATTGCCTGA TGATTCAACCGTTATCCTAACATCCACAAGAAAGAGGGACTTGAATGAACTGGATCGTGATGAAGCAAGCCAG ATGGTTGAAAGTGTGCTAAGGTCCAATGCAAAGGGtgaagaaatttttaaagaGTACGCCAAAACTAAATCACTGTCAGATGCAGTGCGTAGATGCATGGTGAACATTCTGGTTGCAGACATGATTCAGTCACATGG aaggATTCCACCAACTAGTGTGCGGACTAGCTATGCCCTTGGAATTGTGACTCTTTTTCCATACCTGCAGGATCCATACTCTAAAAATGGATAT GAACATTACTATGATCCAGTGGCCAATACTGGCTATCTTGCCTGGAGGCTGAAGACTGTTCAACGCAACACCAACGATGGTTTTCACAGAAGTTCCAGGCCTAATTTTAAGGATAGCCCAACAGCTCAAAGAGAATCTCTGTTAACTGGTGAACAGCTCTTTGGTGAGGAGTGCAGAGAGGCACTGTCTGTCATCAGACACTCAACAGATAATTGTgtcattaaagagaaaatgagagcaacATTTGAGTACAGACAGAAGGTGGTTCATGACAAGGATGCAGCATCTTCGGTCTTGGATGTATTCCCTCGTTTCCTTGACATTCCCGGACTG ATTGAACAGgatttttccctcatgtttggCAATGAAGTATCTGGACGGTTTCTTGCAAAATGGTCTTCATATTTCAAGAACAAAGTCATCACAGAATGCCAGAATCTTCCTTCAAATCTTTATGttgaggagctgctgacagCCTTTGACCCTTTGACTGAGAATAAATCTG GATGGGATGGTGGTATGTCAGCTATCCTGTTGCTGTTACATCTCCTGCCCCCTACATCAAGAGGCCAGAAAAAAATGGCTAAGATGAGCTCAGCGCAAGCAGCAAACCACCTTTTAAGATTTGTTAAG GAAGGAGCCAGCATCACTACTTTTCTTGAGAAAGTGGATCAAAGACAGCCCTTCCTCCTTTGCATTGGTCAAGAAAAGAAGACAATCCAAAGGTTCTTCATCATTGTGGACCAGAAGGCAATCCCATGCAAGGCTCAGACATCAGTGGCTGCTTTTGATGAGCTATTCAAAGCTCACTTCGTCTTCAGTCTCTCCTATGATGAAGCTCTCTGCAGTTTCtacacattcattcaaacaacCGTGTACAACATTGACGTTGGAAATGCAAAAGAAACCCCACGGGTCAAGGAACTTAGAGCAAGACTACTGCGAGAGCGCTGA
- the LOC124052326 gene encoding uncharacterized protein LOC124052326 isoform X2: MLAKVQYGGVQKYIKVPQRNENCDYLQFLHEVTEKFSLQASGLSTDELVLTDEAGTEVDADIFDELVKSGVLNFKVISGRCPVADLDIQIVADELSSSVLPDPSASPASSVSSDSTVILTSTRKRDLNELDRDEASQMVESVLRSNAKGEEIFKEYAKTKSLSDAVRRCMVNILVADMIQSHGIPPTSVRTSYALGIVTLFPYLQDPYSKNGYEHYYDPVANTGYLAWRLKTVQRNTNDGFHRSSRPNFKDSPTAQRESLLTGEQLFGEECREALSVIRHSTDNCVIKEKMRATFEYRQKVVHDKDAASSVLDVFPRFLDIPGLIEQDFSLMFGNEVSGRFLAKWSSYFKNKVITECQNLPSNLYVEELLTAFDPLTENKSGWDGGMSAILLLLHLLPPTSRGQKKMAKMSSAQAANHLLRFVKEGASITTFLEKVDQRQPFLLCIGQEKKTIQRFFIIVDQKAIPCKAQTSVAAFDELFKAHFVFSLSYDEALCSFYTFIQTTVYNIDVGNAKETPRVKELRARLLRER, encoded by the exons ATGCTGGCAAAGGTGCAATACGGAGGAGTCCAGAAGTACATCAAAGTtccacagagaaatgaaaactgtgattACCTCCAATTTCTTCATGAGG taACAGAAAAATTTAGTCTGCAAGCCAGTGGCTTGAGTACAGATGAGCTCGTCTTAACTGATGAAGCGGGCACTGAAGTCGATGCAGACATATTTGATGAGCTGGTTAAGTCTGGTGTCCTGAACTTCAAAGTTATAAGCGGCCGGTGTCCAGTAGCAG ATCTGGACATTCAGATAGTAGCAGATGAATTGTCTTCATCAGTATTGCCTGACCCTTCAGCATCACCTGCTTCTTCAGTTTCGTCTGATTCAACCGTTATCCTAACATCCACAAGAAAGAGGGACTTGAATGAACTGGATCGTGATGAAGCAAGCCAG ATGGTTGAAAGTGTGCTAAGGTCCAATGCAAAGGGtgaagaaatttttaaagaGTACGCCAAAACTAAATCACTGTCAGATGCAGTGCGTAGATGCATGGTGAACATTCTGGTTGCAGACATGATTCAGTCACATGG gATTCCACCAACTAGTGTGCGGACTAGCTATGCCCTTGGAATTGTGACTCTTTTTCCATACCTGCAGGATCCATACTCTAAAAATGGATAT GAACATTACTATGATCCAGTGGCCAATACTGGCTATCTTGCCTGGAGGCTGAAGACTGTTCAACGCAACACCAACGATGGTTTTCACAGAAGTTCCAGGCCTAATTTTAAGGATAGCCCAACAGCTCAAAGAGAATCTCTGTTAACTGGTGAACAGCTCTTTGGTGAGGAGTGCAGAGAGGCACTGTCTGTCATCAGACACTCAACAGATAATTGTgtcattaaagagaaaatgagagcaacATTTGAGTACAGACAGAAGGTGGTTCATGACAAGGATGCAGCATCTTCGGTCTTGGATGTATTCCCTCGTTTCCTTGACATTCCCGGACTG ATTGAACAGgatttttccctcatgtttggCAATGAAGTATCTGGACGGTTTCTTGCAAAATGGTCTTCATATTTCAAGAACAAAGTCATCACAGAATGCCAGAATCTTCCTTCAAATCTTTATGttgaggagctgctgacagCCTTTGACCCTTTGACTGAGAATAAATCTG GATGGGATGGTGGTATGTCAGCTATCCTGTTGCTGTTACATCTCCTGCCCCCTACATCAAGAGGCCAGAAAAAAATGGCTAAGATGAGCTCAGCGCAAGCAGCAAACCACCTTTTAAGATTTGTTAAG GAAGGAGCCAGCATCACTACTTTTCTTGAGAAAGTGGATCAAAGACAGCCCTTCCTCCTTTGCATTGGTCAAGAAAAGAAGACAATCCAAAGGTTCTTCATCATTGTGGACCAGAAGGCAATCCCATGCAAGGCTCAGACATCAGTGGCTGCTTTTGATGAGCTATTCAAAGCTCACTTCGTCTTCAGTCTCTCCTATGATGAAGCTCTCTGCAGTTTCtacacattcattcaaacaacCGTGTACAACATTGACGTTGGAAATGCAAAAGAAACCCCACGGGTCAAGGAACTTAGAGCAAGACTACTGCGAGAGCGCTGA
- the LOC124052326 gene encoding uncharacterized protein LOC124052326 isoform X1: MLAKVQYGGVQKYIKVPQRNENCDYLQFLHEVTEKFSLQASGLSTDELVLTDEAGTEVDADIFDELVKSGVLNFKVISGRCPVADLDIQIVADELSSSVLPDPSASPASSVSSDSTVILTSTRKRDLNELDRDEASQMVESVLRSNAKGEEIFKEYAKTKSLSDAVRRCMVNILVADMIQSHGRIPPTSVRTSYALGIVTLFPYLQDPYSKNGYEHYYDPVANTGYLAWRLKTVQRNTNDGFHRSSRPNFKDSPTAQRESLLTGEQLFGEECREALSVIRHSTDNCVIKEKMRATFEYRQKVVHDKDAASSVLDVFPRFLDIPGLIEQDFSLMFGNEVSGRFLAKWSSYFKNKVITECQNLPSNLYVEELLTAFDPLTENKSGWDGGMSAILLLLHLLPPTSRGQKKMAKMSSAQAANHLLRFVKEGASITTFLEKVDQRQPFLLCIGQEKKTIQRFFIIVDQKAIPCKAQTSVAAFDELFKAHFVFSLSYDEALCSFYTFIQTTVYNIDVGNAKETPRVKELRARLLRER; this comes from the exons ATGCTGGCAAAGGTGCAATACGGAGGAGTCCAGAAGTACATCAAAGTtccacagagaaatgaaaactgtgattACCTCCAATTTCTTCATGAGG taACAGAAAAATTTAGTCTGCAAGCCAGTGGCTTGAGTACAGATGAGCTCGTCTTAACTGATGAAGCGGGCACTGAAGTCGATGCAGACATATTTGATGAGCTGGTTAAGTCTGGTGTCCTGAACTTCAAAGTTATAAGCGGCCGGTGTCCAGTAGCAG ATCTGGACATTCAGATAGTAGCAGATGAATTGTCTTCATCAGTATTGCCTGACCCTTCAGCATCACCTGCTTCTTCAGTTTCGTCTGATTCAACCGTTATCCTAACATCCACAAGAAAGAGGGACTTGAATGAACTGGATCGTGATGAAGCAAGCCAG ATGGTTGAAAGTGTGCTAAGGTCCAATGCAAAGGGtgaagaaatttttaaagaGTACGCCAAAACTAAATCACTGTCAGATGCAGTGCGTAGATGCATGGTGAACATTCTGGTTGCAGACATGATTCAGTCACATGG aaggATTCCACCAACTAGTGTGCGGACTAGCTATGCCCTTGGAATTGTGACTCTTTTTCCATACCTGCAGGATCCATACTCTAAAAATGGATAT GAACATTACTATGATCCAGTGGCCAATACTGGCTATCTTGCCTGGAGGCTGAAGACTGTTCAACGCAACACCAACGATGGTTTTCACAGAAGTTCCAGGCCTAATTTTAAGGATAGCCCAACAGCTCAAAGAGAATCTCTGTTAACTGGTGAACAGCTCTTTGGTGAGGAGTGCAGAGAGGCACTGTCTGTCATCAGACACTCAACAGATAATTGTgtcattaaagagaaaatgagagcaacATTTGAGTACAGACAGAAGGTGGTTCATGACAAGGATGCAGCATCTTCGGTCTTGGATGTATTCCCTCGTTTCCTTGACATTCCCGGACTG ATTGAACAGgatttttccctcatgtttggCAATGAAGTATCTGGACGGTTTCTTGCAAAATGGTCTTCATATTTCAAGAACAAAGTCATCACAGAATGCCAGAATCTTCCTTCAAATCTTTATGttgaggagctgctgacagCCTTTGACCCTTTGACTGAGAATAAATCTG GATGGGATGGTGGTATGTCAGCTATCCTGTTGCTGTTACATCTCCTGCCCCCTACATCAAGAGGCCAGAAAAAAATGGCTAAGATGAGCTCAGCGCAAGCAGCAAACCACCTTTTAAGATTTGTTAAG GAAGGAGCCAGCATCACTACTTTTCTTGAGAAAGTGGATCAAAGACAGCCCTTCCTCCTTTGCATTGGTCAAGAAAAGAAGACAATCCAAAGGTTCTTCATCATTGTGGACCAGAAGGCAATCCCATGCAAGGCTCAGACATCAGTGGCTGCTTTTGATGAGCTATTCAAAGCTCACTTCGTCTTCAGTCTCTCCTATGATGAAGCTCTCTGCAGTTTCtacacattcattcaaacaacCGTGTACAACATTGACGTTGGAAATGCAAAAGAAACCCCACGGGTCAAGGAACTTAGAGCAAGACTACTGCGAGAGCGCTGA